GAGGGAGATAGTGTAGGTAGAGTATGCCTTTTTATTAGAGTTCAGGGGTGTCCTCTTGATTGTATCTGGTGTGATACAAAGTATTCGGTTTCATTTAAAGGAGGTAAGGAGATTTCTAGACAGAAGTTATCCAGAGTGATAGGTAACTTTCTAAAAAAAACGCAGGGAACTGTTGTGTTTACTGGAGGAGAGCCATTATTTTACCAAAGGGAGATATCGGAACTTCTTGAAGAGGTAAAACTTGAGTCTGTTGAGTTTGAGACTTCTGGAATATACCTGCCGATGGAGAGTCTAAGAGACTATAAATTTAACGTTTCACCTAAGCTTTCTAGTGCCCAACTATCGGGTGGTTCAAAAGTTTATGAGAGGATATATTCCAATTTATCTTACTTTGCGCAAATTAATTCCATTTTCAAGTTCGTGGTTTCGGACAGTAACGAACTTGA
This portion of the Brevinematia bacterium genome encodes:
- a CDS encoding 7-carboxy-7-deazaguanine synthase QueE — translated: MRVSEVFVSIQGEGDSVGRVCLFIRVQGCPLDCIWCDTKYSVSFKGGKEISRQKLSRVIGNFLKKTQGTVVFTGGEPLFYQREISELLEEVKLESVEFETSGIYLPMESLRDYKFNVSPKLSSAQLSGGSKVYERIYSNLSYFAQINSIFKFVVSDSNELEEVLSLVEKYDLPKSRVYIMPQGMTEKEIVERARFIIPFCIESGLNFSPRLQVLLGIR